The proteins below come from a single Gemmatimonadota bacterium genomic window:
- a CDS encoding electron transfer flavoprotein subunit beta/FixA family protein: MNIIALVKQTPDTAQLSASMDGLKLSAEGGPRIVNPWDEYTLETAIQAREEHGGKVTALSLGPPEAADALKTALAMGVDEAVLVSDPAMADSDSLASARILVAAIRKIGAFDLIVGGRAAIDGNTAATAVQIAALLGVPLVSYVAELRNLDPSDRTLSAVRLLEKARETVTSRLPALITVVKEINEPRYPSLIGIRKAARAQIPVWRCEDLGLDTAGVGAGASGVEWRTALPPEREAHIEMIDGGPEDAARTLVDRLLDEKVI; encoded by the coding sequence TTGAACATCATCGCCCTGGTGAAGCAGACGCCCGATACGGCGCAGTTGTCCGCCTCCATGGACGGCCTCAAGCTGTCCGCCGAGGGCGGACCCCGGATCGTCAACCCCTGGGACGAGTACACGCTGGAAACGGCCATACAGGCCCGGGAAGAGCACGGCGGCAAGGTGACCGCGCTGAGCCTGGGACCTCCCGAAGCCGCCGACGCGTTGAAGACCGCCCTGGCCATGGGCGTGGATGAAGCCGTCCTGGTTTCGGACCCGGCCATGGCGGACAGCGACAGCCTTGCTTCGGCGCGCATCCTGGTCGCGGCCATCCGCAAAATCGGTGCCTTCGACCTGATCGTCGGGGGCCGGGCGGCGATCGACGGCAATACGGCCGCGACGGCCGTGCAGATCGCGGCCCTGCTCGGTGTGCCGCTCGTTTCCTATGTGGCGGAACTCCGGAACCTGGATCCGTCCGACCGGACCCTCTCGGCGGTCAGACTGCTCGAGAAAGCGCGGGAGACGGTCACCAGCCGGCTTCCGGCCCTGATCACGGTCGTCAAGGAGATCAACGAACCTCGGTATCCGAGCCTCATCGGCATACGCAAGGCGGCCCGGGCCCAAATACCGGTGTGGCGTTGCGAGGATCTCGGTCTCGATACGGCCGGCGTGGGCGCCGGGGCCTCGGGGGTCGAATGGCGGACGGCGCTGCCTCCGGAGCGGGAAGCGCACATCGAGATGATCGACGGCGGCCCCGAAGACGCGGCCAGGACCCTGGTAGACCGGTTGTTGGATGAAAAAGTCATTTAG
- a CDS encoding butyryl-CoA dehydrogenase has protein sequence MEFELSEEHRMVERMVYDFARNEILPSIREHDRNGTFPHELLPKMAAQGFMGICLPVRYEGAGMDFISLGLLSEGLEWADSSVRETIAVHLGLHALPIFQWGTEAQKEQFLPPLATGENIACFGLTEPGAGSDVAAMTSRARKEGDTYLVSGEKMWITLSDVADRFLVFAKTSQEEGTRGITAFLLERGWEGLTTGTIKGKMGVRASNTGWINMDEVPVPVSHRLGEEGEGFKIAMSCLDNARYTVAAGAVGLMKYCLEASVSYARQRRTFGQPIGDHQLVKQLIAQMKQRIDLGELAVRKVGWLKNRGMRNTRETSMAKWYCTESAFATASDAVQVHGAYGYSDEYDVERHLRNSKSAVIYEGTSQIHQLMQADYEFGNRTDRPLRCEMPAYDPEYWQD, from the coding sequence ATGGAATTCGAGCTAAGCGAAGAACATCGGATGGTCGAGCGGATGGTCTACGACTTCGCCCGCAACGAGATCCTGCCGTCGATCAGGGAACACGACCGCAACGGAACTTTCCCCCACGAACTGCTGCCCAAAATGGCGGCGCAGGGGTTCATGGGGATCTGCCTTCCGGTTCGCTACGAAGGGGCCGGCATGGACTTCATCTCCCTCGGCCTGCTGTCGGAGGGGCTGGAGTGGGCTGACTCTTCCGTCCGGGAGACGATCGCGGTCCACCTGGGCCTGCACGCCCTGCCCATCTTCCAGTGGGGCACGGAAGCACAAAAGGAACAATTTCTGCCGCCCCTGGCCACCGGTGAAAACATCGCCTGCTTCGGACTGACCGAACCCGGCGCGGGTTCCGACGTGGCCGCCATGACCAGCCGGGCCCGGAAGGAAGGCGACACCTACCTGGTCAGCGGCGAGAAAATGTGGATCACGCTGTCCGACGTGGCGGACCGCTTTCTGGTTTTCGCCAAGACGAGCCAGGAGGAAGGCACGCGGGGCATCACCGCTTTCCTGCTCGAACGCGGGTGGGAAGGCCTGACCACCGGCACTATCAAGGGCAAGATGGGGGTGCGGGCGAGCAACACGGGCTGGATCAACATGGACGAGGTCCCCGTGCCCGTATCCCACCGGCTGGGTGAAGAGGGCGAGGGATTCAAGATCGCCATGTCCTGTCTCGACAACGCCCGCTACACCGTCGCGGCGGGTGCCGTCGGCCTGATGAAATATTGCCTGGAAGCTTCCGTGTCGTATGCACGGCAGCGCCGTACCTTCGGCCAGCCCATCGGCGACCATCAACTCGTGAAGCAACTCATCGCCCAGATGAAGCAACGCATCGATTTGGGTGAACTGGCGGTGCGCAAGGTCGGATGGCTCAAGAACCGGGGAATGCGGAACACCCGGGAGACGAGCATGGCCAAGTGGTACTGCACGGAGTCGGCCTTCGCTACGGCCAGCGACGCGGTGCAGGTCCACGGCGCCTACGGATACTCCGACGAGTACGACGTGGAACGTCATCTGCGCAACAGCAAGAGCGCGGTGATCTACGAGGGCACGTCGCAGATCCACCAGCTCATGCAGGCGGACTATGAGTTCGGCAATCGGACGGACCGCCCGCTCCGGTGCGAGATGCCCGCCTACGATCCGGAATACTGGCAGGACTGA
- a CDS encoding aminotransferase class V-fold PLP-dependent enzyme produces MAVGVPDQRCLVTSPFDLVEVSGGIEMSVEIVYQTDPPAVVPGAPSARARFQWVPDNIARFTSITTPEATHGNDLPNSLYKNGAGGYLGSRISDRLKLQVLQLETPMLIDPSEFIGTEGITHLCTGGESPMLKTHEDAVHRFFEDKLLGEEGRRRLEVVSAGCKEKVGRLFGVQPDDIGFLTSTSEGINLLVYALDWRPGDNVVVADVEFPSDVLPWTLLKDRGVELRIVENNNWHTDLEDLDQAIDENTRVVNVSHVSYFTGQRLPLPELSDIVHRKNALLCLDVTHSAGVVPVEAQYADFVVSSCYKWLMAVHGVGILYWNRERVPELNPPFVGWHTPAYLPDWKDPSAYIPREDASRFTPGNETWIGVYILDNALDCLLGIGIDRIEEHVLHLSTRVWDGLSDLGWEVITPRAEAERAGNVCFTAADVNAVTHALEAQNVLIFGAYGGVGRARVSTHFYNTDRDVDRFLEVMREIPVTHPASRPGRDFGKAAGVTAENQG; encoded by the coding sequence CGAGGTAAGCGGAGGTATAGAAATGAGTGTGGAAATCGTATACCAAACGGACCCTCCAGCGGTTGTACCGGGCGCTCCGTCAGCGCGCGCCCGATTCCAGTGGGTTCCAGACAATATAGCCCGTTTTACGTCAATCACAACGCCGGAAGCTACGCACGGTAACGACCTCCCGAATTCCCTGTACAAAAACGGCGCCGGCGGATATCTTGGCAGTCGAATTAGCGACCGGCTGAAACTGCAAGTATTACAACTGGAGACACCCATGCTGATCGATCCTTCCGAGTTCATTGGAACCGAGGGCATTACCCACCTGTGTACCGGCGGCGAATCGCCCATGCTGAAAACGCATGAAGACGCCGTCCACCGTTTCTTCGAGGACAAGCTCCTGGGAGAGGAAGGACGCAGGCGCCTCGAAGTGGTTTCCGCGGGTTGCAAGGAAAAAGTCGGCCGCCTGTTCGGCGTCCAACCCGACGATATCGGTTTCCTGACCTCTACTTCCGAAGGCATCAACCTGCTGGTCTACGCGCTCGACTGGAGGCCCGGCGACAACGTGGTGGTGGCCGACGTGGAGTTCCCTTCGGACGTATTGCCGTGGACCCTGCTGAAGGACCGCGGCGTGGAACTCCGGATTGTGGAAAACAATAACTGGCACACGGACTTGGAAGATCTTGATCAAGCGATAGATGAAAACACCAGGGTGGTCAATGTCAGTCATGTCAGTTATTTCACCGGCCAACGTCTGCCGCTTCCCGAACTCTCCGATATCGTGCACCGCAAGAACGCTCTGCTCTGTCTCGACGTCACCCATTCCGCGGGCGTCGTTCCGGTCGAAGCGCAGTACGCGGACTTCGTCGTATCCAGCTGCTACAAGTGGCTCATGGCCGTGCACGGCGTGGGGATATTGTACTGGAACCGGGAACGCGTGCCCGAACTGAACCCGCCCTTCGTCGGGTGGCATACGCCGGCCTACCTCCCCGACTGGAAGGATCCCTCCGCGTACATACCCCGGGAGGATGCCAGCCGGTTCACGCCGGGCAATGAAACCTGGATAGGGGTGTACATCCTGGACAACGCCCTGGACTGCCTGCTGGGCATCGGGATCGACCGCATCGAGGAGCACGTGCTTCACCTGAGCACCCGCGTGTGGGACGGCCTGTCGGACCTGGGCTGGGAAGTCATCACGCCCCGGGCTGAAGCGGAAAGGGCAGGCAACGTCTGCTTCACCGCGGCGGACGTCAACGCGGTGACTCACGCCCTCGAAGCACAGAACGTGTTGATTTTCGGGGCTTACGGCGGCGTGGGAAGGGCCCGCGTGTCCACCCATTTCTACAATACGGACCGTGACGTGGACCGGTTCCTCGAAGTCATGCGGGAGATCCCGGTGACCCATCCGGCATCCAGGCCCGGCAGGGACTTCGGCAAAGCGGCCGGTGTAACGGCCGAAAACCAGGGCTGA